The following are from one region of the Sandaracinus amylolyticus genome:
- a CDS encoding TrpB-like pyridoxal phosphate-dependent enzyme, with protein MTTKYLLPETEIPRHWYNILADLGSPPAPVLHPATKQPVGPSDLAPLFPMAIIEQEMSGQREIAIPDEVRDVLGLWRPTPLFRAHALERAIGTRSHIYYKYEGVSPSGSHKPNTAVAQAYYNAREGVKRLATETGAGQWGSSLSFAASRFGLQVTVYMVKVSHQQKPYRRSMMQVWGAEVFASPSSRTHAGRKILEVTPDSQGSLGIAISEAVEDAATHDDTKYALGSVLNHVCLHQTVIGLEAQLQMKLAGEYPDVVIGCHGGGSNFAGIAIPFVRDKMNGKNVRLVASEPTSCPSLTKGVYAFDYGDTVGMTPIVKMHTLGHDFMPPGIHAGGLRYHGAAPLVSKLLDMGLIEAVAHPQRACFEAALTFARSEGIVPAPESSHAVRAAIEEAKKADAEGTTRVVLFNLSGHGHFDLGAYDAYLAGQLEDYDYPSEAVAKAMEHLPKIDL; from the coding sequence TTGACGACCAAGTATTTGTTGCCCGAGACCGAGATCCCGCGCCACTGGTACAACATCCTCGCGGATCTCGGATCGCCGCCCGCGCCGGTGCTGCACCCCGCGACGAAGCAGCCGGTCGGTCCGAGCGATCTCGCGCCGCTCTTCCCGATGGCGATCATCGAGCAGGAGATGAGCGGCCAGCGCGAGATCGCGATCCCCGACGAGGTGCGCGACGTGCTCGGGCTCTGGCGCCCGACTCCGCTCTTCCGCGCGCATGCGCTGGAGCGCGCGATCGGGACTCGCTCGCACATCTATTACAAATACGAGGGTGTCAGTCCGTCGGGCAGTCACAAGCCCAACACCGCAGTCGCGCAGGCCTATTACAACGCGCGAGAGGGCGTGAAGCGGCTCGCGACCGAGACGGGTGCGGGACAGTGGGGCTCGTCGCTCTCGTTCGCAGCGTCGCGATTCGGGCTGCAGGTCACCGTCTACATGGTGAAGGTGAGCCATCAGCAGAAGCCCTATCGACGCTCGATGATGCAGGTGTGGGGCGCGGAGGTGTTCGCGTCGCCGAGCTCGCGCACCCACGCCGGGCGGAAGATCCTCGAGGTCACGCCAGACAGCCAGGGATCGCTGGGCATCGCGATCTCCGAGGCGGTCGAGGACGCGGCGACGCACGACGACACGAAGTACGCGCTGGGCTCGGTGCTCAATCACGTGTGTCTGCATCAGACCGTGATCGGGCTCGAGGCGCAGCTGCAGATGAAGCTGGCGGGTGAGTATCCCGACGTCGTCATCGGATGCCACGGCGGTGGCAGCAATTTCGCGGGCATCGCGATCCCGTTCGTGCGCGACAAGATGAACGGCAAGAACGTGCGGCTGGTCGCGTCGGAGCCGACGAGCTGCCCTTCGCTGACGAAGGGTGTCTATGCGTTCGACTACGGCGACACGGTCGGAATGACGCCGATCGTGAAGATGCACACGCTCGGTCACGACTTCATGCCGCCGGGCATCCACGCCGGCGGCCTGCGTTATCACGGCGCGGCGCCGCTGGTGTCGAAGCTGCTCGACATGGGCTTGATCGAGGCGGTCGCGCACCCGCAGCGCGCGTGCTTCGAGGCCGCGCTCACGTTCGCGCGGTCGGAGGGCATCGTGCCCGCGCCCGAGTCGTCACATGCGGTGCGCGCCGCGATCGAAGAGGCGAAGAAGGCCGACGCCGAGGGCACGACGCGCGTCGTGCTCTTCAACCTGAGCGGCCACGGTCATTTCGATCTCGGCGCGTACGACGCCTATCTCGCAGGCCAGCTCGAGGACTACGACTATCCGAGCGAGGCAGTCGCAAAGGCGATGGAGCACCTCCCGAAGATCGATCTCTGA
- the metK gene encoding methionine adenosyltransferase — translation MSGYLFTSESVTEGHPDKLCDAISDSVLDAILEKDARARVACETMVKTGYAIVAGEITTKAVIDFPKIIRAAIKEIGYTAECGFDWEHCAILTAIEQQSPDIAQGVNIETSLSKDQGAGDQGLMFGYACDETPELMPMPIQLAHRLAQRLAKVRKNGTLPWLRPDGKTQVTVEYGPDGKPARLDAIVVSTQHSPDIKTKKIVEAMTEEVILKVCPANMIDKKTKIFVNPTGRFVIGGPVGDAGLTGRKIIVDTYGGMGRHGGGAFSGKDPSKVDRSAAYFARYVAKNIVASGVASRAEVQVAYAIGVAKPMGVYVSTFGTGKVEDAKIAAAVSDMFDFRPRALIETLDLLKPMYRPTAAYGHFGRTEKGSFTWEKTDRAAELADRLLGGKKAAKATSISNGAHGDKAAKPAKKKASGKAAEA, via the coding sequence ATGTCCGGATATCTCTTCACCTCGGAGTCGGTCACCGAAGGCCATCCCGACAAGCTCTGCGACGCGATCTCCGACTCCGTCCTCGACGCGATCCTCGAGAAGGACGCGCGCGCGCGCGTTGCGTGCGAGACGATGGTGAAGACCGGCTACGCGATCGTCGCGGGCGAGATCACGACGAAGGCCGTGATCGACTTCCCGAAGATCATCCGCGCCGCGATCAAGGAGATCGGCTACACGGCGGAGTGCGGCTTCGACTGGGAGCACTGCGCGATCCTGACCGCGATCGAGCAGCAGTCGCCGGACATCGCGCAGGGCGTGAACATCGAGACCTCGCTCTCGAAGGACCAGGGCGCGGGCGACCAGGGCCTCATGTTCGGCTACGCGTGCGACGAGACGCCCGAGCTGATGCCGATGCCGATCCAGCTGGCGCACCGCCTCGCGCAGCGCCTCGCGAAGGTTCGCAAGAACGGCACGCTCCCGTGGCTCCGCCCCGACGGCAAGACCCAGGTCACCGTCGAGTACGGCCCCGACGGCAAGCCCGCGCGCCTCGACGCGATCGTCGTCAGCACGCAGCACTCGCCCGACATCAAGACGAAGAAGATCGTCGAGGCGATGACCGAGGAAGTGATCCTCAAGGTCTGCCCGGCGAACATGATCGACAAGAAGACGAAGATCTTCGTCAACCCGACGGGTCGCTTCGTCATCGGTGGCCCGGTCGGCGACGCCGGCCTCACCGGGCGCAAGATCATCGTGGACACCTACGGCGGCATGGGCCGTCACGGTGGCGGCGCGTTCAGCGGCAAGGATCCGAGCAAGGTCGATCGCTCGGCCGCGTACTTCGCGCGCTACGTCGCGAAGAACATCGTCGCGAGCGGCGTCGCATCGCGCGCCGAGGTGCAGGTCGCGTACGCGATCGGCGTGGCGAAGCCGATGGGCGTGTACGTGTCGACGTTCGGCACCGGCAAGGTCGAGGACGCGAAGATCGCCGCGGCGGTCAGCGACATGTTCGACTTCCGCCCGCGCGCGCTGATCGAGACGCTCGATCTGCTGAAGCCGATGTACCGCCCGACGGCGGCGTACGGTCACTTCGGCCGCACCGAGAAGGGCTCGTTCACCTGGGAGAAGACCGATCGCGCGGCGGAGCTCGCGGATCGCCTCCTCGGCGGCAAGAAGGCGGCGAAGGCGACGTCGATCTCGAACGGCGCGCACGGCGACAAGGCCGCGAAGCCCGCGAAGAAGAAGGCGTCGGGCAAGGCCGCGGAGGCCTGA
- a CDS encoding Kelch repeat-containing protein gives MRRFLALALLLAACEDPLCSAGTEYDRSEKRCVCREPRVWTGEVCVYEPAGGDAGVAADASLDAAISSVPVLTTVGLSSYQPIAGELLRAHPGAIAGAGLSGIDVEYEWFIDDVSSGTESRLDTAALDAGQQVHLEAWARAGEIDGPRVRVGPVTVQAAPAWRPLLPHLSFSSVAVSYDERHSRWIVVSLGVAWETRVEAGVLRFTPLATTGAGPVAMHVVLGATIDPIHDRMYVVAIQPGISAAVDVFALDLADRGHERWTKLDASGSVSEHSRFISVLFDPATEVLWLLPGFDDGGELATVHALDVRREIPEWRSFPTPPGIEARGGAAVALAPSEPSVAYAFGGLMPDGTISDQVVRLSLDPADPRGELVEGVTLPSGLVGASAAVADGAIFVAGGVGALSSEGAQRGLVRFDPSASMLNTQLESFESADFLGVVARDPAGPGQALQYFRVAPDPRSSTVSLARLEGSAAAVLLASLDVPVGLSETSYHLGPDRTLAVRDGASSERYWQLDPERARWTSIPIAADPLSGRPLVREGIRSVGSARSDLVYLGTDAEGMPVDDGAWTVVEAPGLTWRRLAFATEPGGPTSMLSLPQRTGSSAVRASCRATTWLFGGTRTGTGALLDELWEVACREPNERQCEIRAASTSAIWPSARARTAIVATTQPVVGAWMFGGSTGAQSSASDVWFLDTCGGTFSAVMPDGDAPPPRSGHSAAAVERDGLAEIVYFGGIDRDADLDTSSYYDDAWRLTIRSPDVLEWARIEPTTTSRPSGRTGHTSILHRSLSSTTERLVVAGGRNRVSGSSSLTDAWELVLRP, from the coding sequence GTGCGTCGATTTCTCGCGCTCGCTCTGTTGCTCGCAGCCTGTGAAGACCCGCTCTGCAGTGCGGGCACCGAGTACGACCGCAGCGAAAAGCGGTGCGTCTGCCGCGAGCCACGCGTCTGGACGGGGGAGGTATGCGTGTACGAGCCAGCGGGCGGCGACGCCGGGGTCGCGGCAGACGCGTCGCTCGATGCGGCGATCTCGTCGGTTCCCGTGCTGACTACTGTTGGGCTCTCGTCGTATCAGCCGATCGCGGGCGAGCTCCTGCGGGCCCATCCTGGTGCGATCGCCGGTGCCGGGCTGTCCGGCATCGACGTCGAATACGAGTGGTTCATCGACGATGTCTCGAGTGGAACTGAGTCTCGCCTCGATACGGCAGCGCTGGACGCCGGGCAGCAGGTCCATCTCGAAGCGTGGGCAAGAGCAGGCGAGATCGATGGCCCGCGCGTCAGGGTAGGGCCCGTGACGGTACAGGCGGCGCCTGCATGGCGACCGCTGCTGCCGCACCTTTCGTTCTCCTCGGTGGCGGTCTCGTACGACGAGCGGCATTCGCGTTGGATCGTCGTGTCGCTCGGCGTTGCGTGGGAGACGCGGGTCGAAGCTGGTGTCCTGCGATTCACTCCACTCGCGACGACCGGAGCCGGGCCTGTGGCGATGCACGTCGTTCTCGGCGCGACCATCGATCCGATTCACGATCGCATGTACGTCGTCGCGATTCAGCCTGGGATCTCCGCGGCAGTCGACGTGTTCGCGCTCGACCTGGCCGACCGCGGGCACGAGCGCTGGACGAAGCTCGATGCCTCGGGGTCGGTTTCCGAGCACTCGCGCTTCATCTCGGTTCTCTTCGATCCGGCGACAGAGGTGCTCTGGCTCCTCCCGGGCTTCGACGACGGCGGAGAACTCGCGACCGTGCATGCGCTCGACGTGCGCCGGGAGATACCCGAGTGGCGCTCGTTCCCGACGCCACCCGGAATCGAGGCGCGCGGAGGCGCCGCCGTCGCGCTCGCGCCGAGTGAGCCGTCGGTGGCCTATGCGTTCGGCGGTCTGATGCCTGACGGGACGATCTCCGACCAGGTGGTGCGGCTGTCGCTCGATCCCGCCGATCCCCGCGGCGAGTTGGTCGAGGGCGTGACGCTCCCCAGCGGCCTCGTCGGCGCGTCGGCGGCTGTCGCCGACGGCGCGATCTTCGTCGCGGGCGGTGTGGGTGCGCTGTCGTCGGAGGGTGCGCAGCGGGGTCTCGTTCGGTTCGATCCCTCTGCGTCCATGCTGAACACACAGCTCGAGAGCTTCGAGAGCGCGGATTTCCTCGGCGTCGTCGCTCGCGACCCCGCGGGCCCCGGGCAAGCCCTCCAGTACTTTCGCGTCGCGCCCGATCCGAGGTCGAGCACGGTGAGCCTCGCGCGGCTCGAAGGCAGCGCTGCGGCGGTGTTGCTGGCGTCGCTCGACGTTCCGGTCGGGCTGTCCGAGACGTCGTACCACCTCGGCCCCGATCGAACGCTCGCGGTCAGAGACGGGGCGTCCAGCGAACGGTATTGGCAGCTCGATCCCGAGCGCGCCCGCTGGACGTCGATTCCGATAGCTGCCGACCCACTGAGCGGCCGCCCCCTCGTACGTGAGGGAATCCGCAGCGTCGGGAGCGCAAGGAGCGACCTCGTCTATCTCGGCACCGATGCCGAAGGCATGCCGGTGGACGACGGTGCTTGGACCGTCGTCGAGGCTCCGGGGCTCACGTGGCGTCGGTTGGCGTTCGCCACGGAGCCCGGGGGGCCGACGAGCATGCTCTCGCTGCCGCAGCGCACCGGCAGCTCGGCGGTCCGCGCGAGCTGCCGAGCTACCACCTGGCTCTTCGGGGGCACCCGGACGGGCACCGGAGCGCTGTTGGACGAGCTCTGGGAAGTTGCGTGTCGCGAGCCCAACGAACGACAATGTGAGATCCGCGCCGCATCCACGTCCGCTATTTGGCCGAGCGCGCGTGCGCGCACCGCGATCGTCGCAACGACCCAGCCGGTGGTCGGTGCGTGGATGTTCGGTGGGAGCACCGGAGCGCAGAGCTCCGCGAGCGACGTGTGGTTCCTCGACACGTGCGGTGGAACGTTCTCCGCAGTCATGCCAGACGGGGACGCACCGCCGCCGCGATCGGGGCACTCGGCGGCTGCCGTCGAGCGCGATGGGCTCGCGGAGATCGTGTACTTCGGCGGGATCGATCGCGACGCCGATCTCGACACGAGCAGCTACTACGACGACGCGTGGCGGCTCACGATCCGCAGCCCGGACGTGCTCGAGTGGGCTCGGATCGAACCGACGACGACGTCCCGACCGAGCGGCCGCACCGGACACACGTCGATCCTCCACCGCTCGCTTTCATCGACCACGGAGCGACTCGTCGTCGCGGGTGGTCGCAATCGCGTCAGCGGCTCGTCGTCGCTGACCGACGCGTGGGAGCTCGTGCTGCGGCCGTGA
- a CDS encoding tetratricopeptide repeat protein: protein MTRPKEAEAPESAEDFLRLALSASDAKARARWARAGLALDSSDLDPDTQVLLLRQLYLSHVEARRLRKAVEVAEQMASIGPLRDIAHHDAARVLAALGELSEAIAQQRLAARHAPAERRSFHHWSLGTFQHWAGDVDDALRSLRRAERWATRDRAMVRAHSAYVRLTADIAVPELDAIVMALQKSPAREGYGQWLLGMIAYELGDRRKAAVHLRAWLRRHAAPDETKTITLREELRRARTALASIESD from the coding sequence GTGACGCGGCCCAAGGAGGCCGAGGCACCGGAGTCGGCGGAAGATTTCCTCCGGCTGGCGCTCTCGGCATCCGACGCGAAGGCGCGAGCGCGATGGGCGCGCGCGGGGCTCGCCCTCGATTCCTCCGACCTCGACCCCGATACGCAGGTGTTGCTCCTGCGACAGCTCTACCTGTCGCACGTCGAAGCACGACGCTTGCGCAAGGCGGTCGAAGTGGCCGAGCAGATGGCCTCGATCGGCCCTCTGCGCGACATCGCTCACCACGACGCCGCGCGCGTCCTCGCCGCGCTGGGCGAGCTGTCGGAGGCGATCGCGCAGCAACGCCTCGCGGCGCGTCATGCGCCGGCGGAGCGACGCAGCTTCCACCACTGGAGCCTAGGTACCTTCCAGCACTGGGCCGGCGACGTCGACGACGCGCTGCGCTCGTTGCGGAGGGCCGAGCGATGGGCGACGCGAGACCGCGCGATGGTCCGCGCGCACTCCGCGTACGTGAGGCTCACGGCGGACATCGCGGTCCCCGAGCTCGACGCGATCGTGATGGCGCTGCAGAAGAGCCCGGCGCGCGAAGGCTACGGCCAGTGGCTGCTCGGGATGATCGCGTACGAGCTCGGCGATCGCCGCAAGGCCGCGGTGCACCTGCGCGCGTGGCTGCGCAGGCACGCGGCCCCCGACGAGACGAAGACGATCACGCTGCGCGAAGAGCTGCGGCGAGCCCGCACCGCGCTGGCGTCGATCGAGAGCGACTGA
- a CDS encoding patatin-like phospholipase family protein, with protein sequence MPIPIHASIPPPSTHRGHSAIVLAGGGARGAYEAGVLSYVFGELARRCGAPRIDIVCGTSVGAINGGYLASVLDDPIPGVERLGQLWSALELDQVIGFGVMQATKLGRVVMGGRSGAGLFDATPLTRIVDENMRWQRLVRNLRRGVLKALTISATHVATGRPWIFVDRAPDVELPVGLPPNVVLRPDRIGPQHVLASAAIPMLFPPVAVRGELFVDGGLRLNTPMSPAIHLGARRLLVVSLASQPLTPTPAFAPGVYPGVAFLLGKILNAFLLDHVNADFLELERQNRFLDDGVALFGPQFVDMMNARAVAMGRPARHRIHSLAIYPREDIGRVANDHLRKNHVRFGRLLGRGLLKLLDIGEGSDADLVSYLLFDGHYARDLMRMGLEDARAREEELARFFFDPDAPPPPPHDDIVDPPLD encoded by the coding sequence GTGCCGATCCCGATCCACGCGAGCATCCCGCCTCCGTCCACCCACCGCGGTCACTCCGCGATCGTCCTCGCCGGTGGTGGAGCGCGTGGCGCGTACGAAGCGGGCGTCCTCTCGTACGTCTTCGGTGAGCTCGCGCGGCGCTGCGGCGCACCACGCATCGACATCGTCTGCGGCACCAGCGTCGGCGCGATCAACGGCGGCTATCTCGCGTCGGTGCTCGACGATCCGATCCCGGGCGTCGAGCGTCTCGGGCAGCTCTGGAGCGCGCTCGAGCTCGATCAGGTGATCGGCTTCGGCGTGATGCAGGCGACCAAGCTCGGGCGCGTCGTGATGGGCGGCCGCAGCGGCGCCGGGCTCTTCGACGCGACGCCGCTCACGCGGATCGTCGACGAGAACATGCGCTGGCAGCGCCTCGTGCGGAACCTGCGGCGCGGCGTGCTCAAGGCGCTGACGATCAGCGCGACGCACGTGGCGACCGGACGCCCGTGGATCTTCGTCGATCGCGCGCCCGACGTGGAGCTCCCGGTCGGTCTGCCGCCGAACGTCGTGCTGCGCCCCGATCGCATCGGCCCGCAGCACGTGCTCGCGTCCGCCGCGATCCCGATGCTCTTCCCGCCGGTCGCGGTGCGCGGCGAGCTCTTCGTCGACGGCGGCCTGCGCCTCAACACGCCGATGTCGCCGGCGATCCACCTCGGCGCGCGGCGCCTGCTCGTCGTCTCGCTCGCGAGCCAGCCGCTCACGCCGACGCCCGCGTTCGCGCCCGGCGTGTACCCCGGCGTCGCGTTCCTCCTCGGGAAGATCCTCAATGCGTTCCTGCTCGATCACGTGAACGCCGACTTCCTCGAGCTCGAGCGACAGAACCGCTTCCTCGACGACGGCGTCGCGCTCTTCGGCCCGCAGTTCGTCGACATGATGAACGCGCGCGCGGTCGCGATGGGACGCCCCGCGCGCCACCGCATCCACTCGCTCGCGATCTATCCGCGCGAAGACATCGGGCGCGTCGCGAACGATCACCTGCGCAAGAACCACGTGCGCTTCGGGCGCCTGCTCGGCCGCGGCCTGCTCAAGCTGCTCGACATCGGCGAGGGCAGCGACGCCGACCTCGTGAGCTACCTGCTCTTCGACGGCCACTACGCGCGCGACCTGATGCGCATGGGCCTCGAGGACGCGCGCGCCCGCGAGGAAGAGCTCGCACGCTTCTTCTTCGACCCCGACGCGCCGCCGCCGCCGCCCCACGACGACATCGTCGACCCGCCGCTCGATTGA
- a CDS encoding AAA family ATPase: protein MGRETDHGGIQSEHITYTPAPRIETLDGAYGVVQRMRGRLARAVRGRDDVIDTIIIAMLADGHVLLEDFPGSGKTTLAKALGDCIIDDRPDDDIVAIRRIQFTPDLLPSDVTGTTIFDPNTNKFFFRPGPVFAHVVLADEINRTSPKVQSALLEAMGEKQVTVDNRTRKLDPLFFVIATQNPLDFSGTFPLPSAQLDRFLFKIKMKHIPRDAELEVLASIRARRHAGGAEDDIPRITRTEILDAREVVESQIHMAPEIRECLVDIAETTRRDPRVLQGLSTRALVLMIPALQARALTRRRNYVTDEDVRALAHFIFCHRLELAPGAGEVYALTDELVAGPLEKLVRRVAR, encoded by the coding sequence ATGGGCAGAGAGACCGATCACGGCGGCATCCAGAGCGAGCACATCACCTACACGCCCGCGCCCCGCATCGAGACGCTCGACGGCGCCTACGGCGTCGTGCAGCGCATGCGCGGCCGGCTCGCGCGCGCGGTGCGCGGACGCGACGACGTGATCGACACGATCATCATCGCGATGCTGGCCGACGGGCACGTGCTGCTCGAGGACTTCCCCGGCTCGGGCAAGACGACGCTCGCGAAGGCGCTCGGCGACTGCATCATCGACGATCGTCCCGACGACGACATCGTCGCGATCCGCCGCATCCAGTTCACGCCCGATCTGCTCCCGAGCGACGTCACCGGCACGACGATCTTCGATCCCAACACCAACAAGTTCTTCTTCCGCCCGGGCCCGGTGTTCGCGCACGTCGTGCTCGCCGACGAGATCAACCGCACGTCGCCGAAGGTGCAGAGCGCGCTGCTCGAGGCGATGGGCGAGAAGCAGGTCACGGTCGACAACCGCACGCGCAAGCTCGACCCGCTCTTCTTCGTGATCGCGACCCAGAACCCGCTCGACTTCAGCGGCACGTTCCCGCTGCCGAGCGCGCAGCTCGATCGCTTCCTCTTCAAGATCAAGATGAAGCACATCCCGCGCGACGCCGAGCTCGAGGTGCTCGCGTCGATCCGCGCGCGGCGCCACGCGGGCGGCGCGGAGGACGACATCCCGCGCATCACGCGCACCGAGATCCTCGACGCGCGCGAGGTCGTCGAGTCGCAGATCCACATGGCGCCCGAGATCCGCGAGTGCCTGGTCGACATCGCGGAGACGACACGCCGCGATCCGCGGGTGCTGCAGGGTCTCTCGACGCGCGCGCTGGTGCTGATGATCCCGGCGCTCCAGGCCCGCGCGCTCACGCGTCGCCGCAACTACGTGACCGACGAGGACGTGCGCGCGCTCGCGCACTTCATCTTCTGCCATCGCCTCGAGCTCGCGCCCGGCGCGGGCGAGGTCTACGCGCTCACCGACGAGCTCGTCGCAGGCCCGCTCGAGAAGCTGGTGCGGCGTGTCGCGCGGTAG
- a CDS encoding transglutaminase-like domain-containing protein — MQKVDRAREADRDTLFTRFVRSARHPLRVVTMGIATFCLVADVAMGTGITAAVLGAMAGVLAGELLARTPLRLSWVLGGLAAVAGIGLAIGGTIVRVEGIVAALGTGLSLHLTSFVSYGSVAFFATAAMRATAKRHPSWIALELAFLVLSVAAALAAHRGGIVVRPLWLSDFAWRRGIDPADVILAIGVGSALVAISLLLFERKGRLSLAALPLVPLVAMLAVSCFEITREQAELGESSPDSIDSDQQGNDTGEEGDDQGGTSSGLDGGVPRDGGGSGDAGRVDGGGGGSSDGGLDGGAGGRADASIDGGASGGGGDASIDGGASSGGGGDASISDGGGGAGAGGDASTSGGGGGSQRDGGGGGQPSAWDAGVGDHELPPPRETGDQGEQGGPVDPSDLQDRPPPSGGGGSSPVAVVLFERDYSPPSGNYYFRQEAWTELEGARLVPTTRDGADGDLARAMPTSRAPVSAPPPELGRDRVPATVALLINHPLPFALESPVWFAEARNPNPGQFRRAYRFFSLAQTIGYQDLLGRGTGDPAWPAEVRALYLTTHPDPRFQQFADETIASMPEARRDDPFARAVAIKLRLDGMLTYSTRERHADAADPVVDFFFGNRIGYCVHFAHAAVFLFRAAGVPSRIGIGYMSEEANRRGGSSLVIQAGDAHAWPEVYVEGVGWIVLDIAAHENLDPPRPPQDEELQQRLGEMAREQPPDPEDEIEPQQTRRQQGSLATAMWILFALALALVLAALYTIKLWRRVAPTFASNRTRPRLAYRAALDRLAEVGLVREHGETREQFAARAARLAPAFERATALLLASRLGHPGAPPSDASAWRDATASMKRELRTSTKTWRRLLGLAHPLSFLDSR; from the coding sequence ATGCAGAAGGTCGACCGCGCGCGCGAGGCCGATCGCGACACGCTCTTCACGCGCTTCGTGCGCAGCGCGCGGCATCCGCTGCGCGTCGTCACGATGGGCATCGCGACGTTCTGCCTGGTCGCCGACGTCGCGATGGGCACCGGCATCACCGCGGCGGTGCTCGGCGCGATGGCGGGCGTGCTCGCGGGCGAGCTGCTCGCGCGCACCCCGCTGCGCCTCTCGTGGGTGCTCGGCGGGCTCGCCGCGGTCGCGGGCATCGGCCTCGCGATCGGCGGGACGATCGTGCGCGTCGAGGGCATCGTCGCCGCGCTCGGCACCGGCCTCTCGCTGCACCTCACGAGCTTCGTCTCCTACGGCAGCGTCGCGTTCTTCGCGACCGCGGCGATGCGCGCGACGGCGAAGCGACATCCCTCGTGGATCGCGCTCGAGCTCGCGTTCCTCGTGCTCTCGGTCGCGGCTGCGCTCGCTGCGCATCGCGGCGGCATCGTGGTGCGCCCGCTCTGGCTCAGCGACTTCGCGTGGCGCCGCGGGATCGATCCGGCCGACGTCATCCTCGCGATCGGCGTCGGCTCCGCGCTCGTCGCGATCTCGCTCCTGCTCTTCGAGCGCAAGGGACGCCTCAGCCTCGCCGCGCTCCCGCTGGTGCCGCTCGTCGCGATGCTCGCGGTGTCGTGCTTCGAGATCACGCGCGAGCAGGCCGAGCTCGGCGAGAGCTCGCCCGACTCGATCGACAGCGATCAGCAGGGCAACGACACCGGCGAAGAAGGCGACGACCAAGGCGGCACCAGCAGCGGCCTCGACGGCGGCGTGCCGCGCGACGGTGGAGGCAGCGGCGACGCGGGACGGGTCGACGGCGGCGGAGGCGGCAGCAGCGACGGTGGCCTCGACGGCGGCGCGGGCGGCCGCGCCGATGCGTCGATCGACGGCGGCGCGAGCGGCGGCGGTGGCGACGCGTCGATCGACGGCGGTGCGAGCAGCGGCGGTGGTGGTGACGCGTCGATCTCCGATGGCGGAGGCGGCGCGGGCGCTGGTGGCGACGCGTCGACCAGCGGCGGAGGCGGAGGCTCGCAGCGCGACGGCGGCGGCGGCGGCCAGCCGAGCGCGTGGGACGCCGGCGTCGGCGATCACGAGCTCCCGCCGCCGCGCGAGACCGGCGATCAGGGCGAGCAGGGCGGCCCGGTCGATCCCAGCGATCTCCAGGATCGACCTCCGCCCAGCGGCGGCGGCGGATCCTCACCGGTCGCCGTGGTGCTCTTCGAGCGCGACTACTCGCCGCCCTCGGGCAACTACTACTTCCGCCAAGAGGCGTGGACCGAGCTCGAGGGCGCGCGCCTCGTGCCCACCACGCGCGACGGAGCCGACGGCGATCTCGCGCGCGCGATGCCGACCTCCCGCGCTCCGGTGAGCGCGCCGCCGCCCGAGCTCGGTCGTGATCGGGTGCCCGCGACCGTCGCGCTGCTGATCAACCACCCGCTGCCCTTCGCGCTCGAGTCACCGGTGTGGTTCGCCGAGGCACGCAACCCGAATCCCGGCCAATTCCGCCGCGCATATCGGTTCTTCTCCCTGGCACAGACCATCGGGTACCAAGATCTGCTCGGACGAGGTACCGGCGATCCCGCGTGGCCCGCCGAGGTGCGCGCGCTCTACCTCACGACGCATCCCGATCCGCGCTTCCAGCAGTTCGCCGACGAGACGATCGCGTCGATGCCCGAGGCGCGCCGCGACGATCCCTTCGCGCGCGCGGTCGCGATCAAGCTGCGCCTCGACGGCATGCTCACGTACTCCACGCGCGAGCGCCACGCCGACGCGGCCGATCCCGTGGTCGACTTCTTCTTCGGCAACCGCATCGGCTACTGCGTGCACTTCGCGCACGCGGCGGTGTTCCTGTTCCGCGCCGCGGGCGTGCCCTCGCGCATCGGCATCGGGTACATGAGCGAAGAGGCGAACCGTCGCGGCGGCTCGTCGCTGGTGATCCAAGCGGGCGACGCGCACGCGTGGCCCGAGGTCTACGTCGAGGGTGTGGGCTGGATCGTCCTCGACATCGCCGCGCACGAGAACCTCGACCCGCCGCGCCCGCCGCAGGACGAAGAGCTCCAGCAGCGCCTCGGCGAGATGGCGCGCGAGCAGCCGCCGGATCCCGAGGACGAGATCGAGCCGCAGCAGACGCGAAGGCAGCAGGGCTCGCTCGCGACCGCGATGTGGATCCTCTTCGCGCTCGCCCTCGCGCTGGTGCTCGCTGCGCTCTACACGATCAAGCTCTGGCGCCGCGTCGCGCCCACCTTCGCATCGAATCGCACGCGCCCGCGCCTCGCGTACCGCGCCGCGCTCGATCGCCTCGCCGAGGTGGGCCTGGTGCGCGAGCACGGCGAGACGCGCGAGCAGTTCGCGGCCCGGGCCGCGCGCCTCGCGCCCGCGTTCGAGCGCGCGACCGCATTGTTGCTCGCATCGCGCCTCGGCCATCCCGGCGCACCGCCCTCCGATGCCTCGGCATGGCGCGACGCGACCGCATCGATGAAGCGCGAGCTGCGCACCTCGACCAAGACGTGGCGACGCCTGCTCGGCCTCGCGCATCCGCTCTCGTTCCTCGACTCGCGATGA